The genomic DNA atatatatttttttttaggaCGTAGCATATCATTCGAAATGGATGACGTTGTACAAAATTGTGCACACTTTTCAGGCGCCTGTTTTGGCTCGTGAGCgctactttcaaaactactgggtGAAATTATACAAAACATCTGTAGCGTCACTTTAATTTGTACACTAGATGGAACTATATGTTGGGTCACAGGAGACCAGGAAGTGGGAATTCACAGGTATAGAGAGTGTGCAGTTCCTACCCTGCTCACCTTTGGAACTATGTTGTGGTTGATTCTAACCCTCTCCTTGATCTGACAGTATTTCTTCATAGTGTCCATGATGTTTACAGCTGAGGTTACTGGGGTTATTTTCATCTTGGTGTACAAAGATCTGGTAAGCACAGACGATCCACTCTCACGCCCTCACTGGCTCAACTGTAACTATAATAATGTGCAAAACACAGATTATCCACTCACCCTCACTGTTTAAACTGTAAAGAAGATCCCATACAAAGCACATACGATCCACTCACACCCTCGCCCTCGCTGCAAAATAAAAACTGTACGAAGCACAGACAATCCACATTGACCCTATCCTCACTGTCTAAACTGCAACAAAGATACTTTACAATGCACAGATGATCTATTCACTTTCACTATCTAAACTGCAACAAAGAAACTAGCACAGATGATTCACACACAGCCTTACTGTCTGAACTGCTACAAAAATGCTGTAAAGTTTTCTTGGTGGGATTAACAGTCAAGCACTGGGGTAAATGATTGGGCGACTTCCTGTGTTCCAGGTGGAGGTTATGATTCGTGGAGCCAGTAAGGACTCTTTACGGATGTCCTATATGGGACCAACGGCTTCAGACCCCATATCAACAGCCTGGAACACCATCATGGTCCATGTGAGTGGACTATGTGAACTCTgactttaaaggggcaatcagcagttgctacattcATTTTTTTGACTTATAAATGATTTATATAttcccattgattcttgaagtttataacttataaatgcctcatgagcttagttcagaacccaaaatatactgtaagcttgttttactccaatgtttgtgaacaaagtaaatgtaaacaaacactatatagcctaaAAACATTGTTACAactatgatgttgatatcatggatgatcAGTCCTTGAATCTATATCTCTgtttatgaatttgagagtggttatatTTCTCCAGCCTCATCCCTCATCTTTTTACCAAAACGGGTGGGGGGGCACTTTGTCATTGTTTTTACTGCTGATTGCCGCTTAATACCAGTAGGATCTACCATACCCTGAGTACCAGtctatcattccactccttgcctCTCCTTGTCATGCTAAACTTTGGCATATGACACGAACTACAAGGAGTGCAATGTTTGCACTAAACAGGTCTGGTTTTCAGACTAGAGCTACCATTCTTCACTGTACATGTGCAAAAGCTCCGGAAGAAACATGTAAGCCCATCGAAATTGTCAATGGGAACCAATAGAAGCCCACCTGTTTCACTGTCTCAACGCTCTGCCTTTCTCTATTGTGTGCAGTACAAGTGCTGTGGCTTTGACAACTCCACGGATGACTTCAAGAACTCTGTGTTCAGTGCTAACACTGGCCTGTTGTACCCCAAGACGTGCTGTGTTGACCTGACGAGCACCGCCTGCGACGGCCTCGACACCACCCAGGGCCTGGTACACCCAAAGGTAGGGTAGACTTTTCCACATGAATAAGCCgagccaaaccaagctgtaccgagctggcctggttacacatccaccatagCTGGAACGACTTTGACCCCTTTCACTCTATCGTGTTGACCCACATCAAACTGTTCTGGTTTGGATATTTTCTTACATTTGTCTTTTTCAGCATGGTTCCAGAAACTATGGTGGATGTAGCAGTGTCAAAAGCCATTACTCCGTTGCCTATTTGTAAGGGCCAAATCCTAACTTGGGTAGTGGCCATGTCTTGTGAAGGAACAGATGGTGACATCCTCTTTATCTATCTGTCGGTCACCAGAGCTGCATTACCAAACTGATCAATGTGATCCGGGACAAGAGCGTCATCTTTGGCTCCACTGCTTCTGGGATCTGTGTCATGGAGGTAAGTGTCCTTTCAGATTTGCACAAATTTATATGGTGAGATTTGCCCAaatttacactaccgttcaaaagtttggggtcacttagaaatgaccttgtttttgtccattaaaataacataaaattgatcagaaatacagtgtagacattgttaatgttgtaaatgactattgtagctggaaacggctgatttcttttaatggaatatctccataggcgtacagaggcccattatcagcaaccatcactcttgtgttccaatggcacgttgtgttagctaatccaagtttataattttaaaaggctaattgatcattagaaaacccttttgcaattatgttttgcacagctgaaaattgttgttctgattaaagaagcaataaaactggccttctttatactagttgagtatctggagcatcagcatttgggggttcgattacaggctcaatatggctagaaacaaataactttcttctgaaactcgtcagtgtattcttgttctgagaaatgtcaTTGAATAGTGGATGCATGACACTGTTCTCCTGAGAGACTCCACAACCActaacaccaccccaacacaaaTGAACTGAAACATTAACTTAGCCTCAAAGTTAGACTTTTGTGTTAAAACATAGTTTccacatgcagtgtgtgtgtgtgtgtgtgcgtgtgcgtgtgcgtgtgctcgATGTGAACAACCCCATTACCACATGAGTGAACTCAGCAAAGCCAGCTAAACCTATTTCAGAAGAGTCAAAGTTAGACAGAGCTATAGTTTCCCTTCCGTGGCCTGTGGTGTGTGTTAATGACGCTTCAATGTGTTTCCCGTGGCCAAATACGTGTGTGTGgtttttgttgtgtgtgtctgttgcagTTGGCGTCCATGATGGTGTCAGTAGTGTTGTTCGTCAGACTAGGCAACACCTATTATTAGACCAGCAGCAACACAGAGAACAGAGCCTGACCCAGGCATGGTAGGTCAACCAGACCAGAGACAACACCATAATAAATTAGACTTGCAGATGAAGCCTCCTTTTCATTAGACTGTGGTTATTGTGGTGCTTAGGGACTGCTTAGGGTTTATGGTGGATGTGGGAGGGTgggtgtgtctctctgtatgtgaaTTTGTGATGATTAGCAGTCTAGGGAACAGGAAAACTCTTTGACAACTACTCCCTCTTGTGGAATATATCTGTCAGTGTCAGAGGCAGAATCACAGTATCATGGTCAGTCACATGTCTGGGAACATTAAGTAACATTgagttataatataataatatatgccatttagcagacactttaatCCAAAGGGGTTTACGGtagtgtgtgcatacatttttgttCCCCTTAACAGTCACTTCACTCAGTAACAGTTATTCTGAACTTCACATGGTCAGGTGTCTAACAGATAGAAGCTGCCTATGGGAAAGTGGTCGAGGGGGGGGCGGGGATGGGAATGTGGTCGGGGGGGGGGAAAGTTCATGTGTCAATTAACACAGAGCCCATGGGAACTCCTAGGAGGGTTCTAGAACTCCAGACAGCCAGTGACTGATCAGGTCCTGGGTGAGAGAACACAGGACTCTAATGGCATTATGATGGGCCATAACAAGGGAGCTGGGCTTTATACCCACGGAACATAAACCCATTATGACTTTACCACCACATGTAGTGAAAGCCCCTTGTTTGGCTAGGTATTATTCTGTTGATACAGGGTACCTCTCAAACTCACATCCTCAGAGCTTAGCAAAACTCTATAGGACTACTTCAAATGTCTTCACCACCTTTCAAACACTCACCTGTAATAAACGGAAACCCTTTGAAGTTGTAAATGTCAATGGATCTTATGACCCAGCAGGTGTAGCTCAGTCTGGGTGGTTCTTGATGTTTAAAGAAAGATGTTTTTAtggtattatgtcatgttttatgttttgtgttgatcccaggaagagtagctgctgcttcagcAACTGCTactggggatcctaataaaatcctAAATGCTAGGTGTGATATACTGACCGTTAGCATGGGAATTATGACACCTTCCAAGAGGTGAAGGCTGGGTTGGTTATTTCTTATAAAAGGCTGCCACCAACTCCAGTGTCTCGTAGCCCAGACTGACAGCAAGGTTTCCATTTGGAACCTTGAACCACTAAAATATAGACAACCAATTGATTCTCGATTTATTTGCTGCGGAATAATTCGTGTTTTCTGAATCTGGAAGATTTTCTCTTTTTGTTGGGGAAAAATGACTTTCTTCATCAACTTTGTGTTTTTGTCCACATTTTCTGCCGTGGCTTTGTCACTTCCATTACCTCACAACTCCATCAAGAGCGTTCCTAAGAATGGCGCGAGCCGGGACTTTGAGTCATCCGGTAACGGTCCAGTCGACGAACAGGAGCCTATTCGGGGAACGGTCAAAGTAGTCAAACTCAACCCCAATAACCTGGGTCTGTCGGGTTTTTTTAGACGAGGCGGGATTTTCCCCCGAGGTGCGCCCGGTCCGAGAATGCCTTTCCCAGCCTTCTTGTCCACGGGTCGCCCTGGccctcctgcactccctgccAAAGCAGCTGCGGTGCCTCTGCATCCACTGTCACATCTGCACCACGACAGTCAGGGCAATGGCGGGGTGGGTATGAAGAAGAGGCAAGG from Oncorhynchus keta strain PuntledgeMale-10-30-2019 chromosome 10, Oket_V2, whole genome shotgun sequence includes the following:
- the LOC118374696 gene encoding tetraspanin-16-like isoform X1, translated to MLTCMYGFRRLNQPVHDITALSAMSRLHHLYGLLRYLMMLLSGIIFVSGLVLFGLGVWIRYGAATFVQVMGSFSAQLVTISYVCMCLGAILSLLGFIGCYGAWSENRCLILLYFFIVSMMFTAEVTGVIFILVYKDLVEVMIRGASKDSLRMSYMGPTASDPISTAWNTIMVHYKCCGFDNSTDDFKNSVFSANTGLLYPKTCCVDLTSTACDGLDTTQGLVHPKSCITKLINVIRDKSVIFGSTASGICVMELASMMVSVVLFVRLGNTYY
- the LOC118374696 gene encoding tetraspanin-16-like isoform X2: MSRLHHLYGLLRYLMMLLSGIIFVSGLVLFGLGVWIRYGAATFVQVMGSFSAQLVTISYVCMCLGAILSLLGFIGCYGAWSENRCLILLYFFIVSMMFTAEVTGVIFILVYKDLVEVMIRGASKDSLRMSYMGPTASDPISTAWNTIMVHYKCCGFDNSTDDFKNSVFSANTGLLYPKTCCVDLTSTACDGLDTTQGLVHPKSCITKLINVIRDKSVIFGSTASGICVMELASMMVSVVLFVRLGNTYY